The genome window GCAGCAACGCCTTTCGGGCTAAAAGCCATGCAGAGTTTGCAGGAGCTGAACCCAAGTAAGGATACGGCCAGCAATGCACAGATTATGTTCCTCGTTTTGCATACTTCTGGCTTGCAGATCATACCGCTTTCTATCATTGCACAAAGGGCCATTCTGGGTGCGGAAAGCCCCTCCGACGTATTTATTCCCTGTGTCGTGGGCACTTACATTACAACGGTAACGAGCATGCTGATCACCGCCGCCTGGCAGAAGATCAACCTCTTCAATAGGACTGTCATGCTCGGACTTGGCAGCATCACGACCATTATCGCGCTGATGCTGTGGTATTTATCCGGCCTTCCCAAAGAACAGATTGAAACGGTATCCATTTTCGTGGGTAATTCGGTGCTGCTCGGCGTTGTGGCAGGGTTTCTGTTTTGGGGAATGTATCGGAAAATCAATGTGTTTGAAACATTTATCGAAGGAGCAAAAGGTGGTTTTACGACATCCGTAACCATTATTCCCTATCTGGTCGGATTGCTTGTTGCGATCAGCGCATTCAGGGCTTGCGGAGCGATGGATTATTTGATCGACGGACTGAAATGGATGTTTGCATCAACCGGAATGAACACCGATTTCACGGATGCATTGCCCGTAGCACTCATGAAGCCGCTCAGCGGAAGCGGTGCGCGGGCATTAATGATCGACGCCATGAAGGAATTCGGGCCCGATTCATTTGTTGGGCGTTTGGTGTGTATTTTTCAAGGTTCGGCAGATACGACCTTGTATATTGTTGCGCTGTATTTTGGTTCAGTAGGCATTAAGAATACCCGCTACGCTATTGTGGCCGGACTAATTGCTGATTTAATAGGCGTTTTGGCCGGAATATGGCTGGGATATTTATTTTTTCACTGATTTTTTTGCACCTCTGCACGAATTGCCCTTTACCCTTCCTATGCAACCGTCCGTACAAAATGGATGGCTGTTTTTTCTGGTAAACACTAATATTGATTATCTAACTCTGACCTGCTTATGTTGAAATCGTTACGCAAATCCGCACTGCTGTTTATTGTATTTTGTGTATGTGTTGCGGGAAACACAGCCTTCGCACAGAAAGATACCAGCCAGGCAGCCAATACTTACTCACTCGAAGATTGCATCCGGATTGCGCTGGAAACCAATCCTTCCATAAAAATTTCAGAGCTTACCGTTCAGACCAACGGCAACATTTACGCCCAATCCAAATGGCAGCGCTGGCCAAGCATTAGTTTCAGCGCCAGCCAGGGTTTCAGTTCGGGTAGAAATATCGATCCTTTTACCAACCAGTTTGTGCAGCAGAATGTGAACTCGAACAACTATCAGCTAGGCGGGCAGCTCACATTGTTCAATGGTTTTCAGATAAAAAATAATATCAAGTTCAATAATGAAAATTACAAGGCAAGCGCCAAAGACCTGGATGCTGCCCGAAATGACATTATGCTGAATGTTGCATTGTCCTATCTGCAAGTGATGACCAACATTGAGCTCATCGGAGTGGCGAGGCTGCAAGTGGAAGCATCCCAGCTTCAAGTCGACCGGACTGCTAAGCTCGTTGAAGCAGGTACATTGGCAGAAAGCAATCTGCTCGACCTTAAAGCGCAGCTTGCTAACGACGAGCTCACATTGGTTAATGCCGAAAACAACCTTGAAACTGCGAAGTTGAATTTGAAACAGTTTATGAATATGCCCGGCAGTGAGCCTATTAACGTGGTTATGATCCAGGTAGCTGACCCAACTTTGCAAGCTTATGATGCCACGATCCAGGAGATATTTGAAGTAGCCCTCGGTAATCTGCCACAAATGCAAGCTGCGGAATTACGCATTGCAGCAGCAAAAACGAACATTGATCTGGCAAAAGGCGCAGCTTTACCTTCCTTAACATTAAACGGAGGGATTTACACAGCCTATTCCAGCGCAGCTCCAAAGGAACGTTTTGTGTCCGACGGTTCAGGAACTAAGATCACCGAAGTAATTTCGCCGACCGATTACATCATCGTTAACAGCCAGCAGCTGCCCATCGTCCAGAAAATTGAAACGCCAAATGGTGCCCTTCGCACATTCGGTTACCTGGATCAGCTGAACTTCAACAGAAACTCGGCCATTAATCTCAATTTAACCATTCCGATTTTTACCAATTTCAGGGTGAAATACAATGTTGCCAATGCCAAGATTCAGCAAAAAACATATGAATATCAGGCGCAGCAGGTTCAGTTGACGATCCGTAAAAATGTGGAACAGGCTTACATTGATATGACAAATGCAGCCAAGCGCTACTCGGCAACGGCCAATCAGGTGCAGGCGTTACAGGAAACATTCCGCGTTTCCCAGGTTCGTTTTGATGTTGGCGCAATCAACTCCGTGGAATACAACATTGCTAAGGCAAATCTGGACAGAGCGAATGGTAATCTTGTTCAGGCTAAATATGACTATGTTTTCCGAACCAAGATCCTTGATTTTTATATGAACCGTCCGTTATCGGATTTTTAAAAAAGGCTTTCATTTTTAGCCTAATGCCTCTAATCCTCAATCAACATTAATTGTAACAAAGTAAAATATGGCACGTAAATCTTCGAAACGGATCTGGTGGATCACAGCAGGCATTGTCGCACTTCTTGTGGCAGGTTTATTTGGAGCAAAACAAGCCGGTTACATTGGCAAGCCCAAAGCAACGGAGGTTGAGTATACCAATGTTAAAAAGACGGATATCATTGAGCGCGTAAGCGCTTCGGGCAAAGTTCAGCCGGAGGTTGAAGTTAAGCTCAGCCCGGACGTTTCAGGTGAGATTATCAGCCTGAATGTTGCGGAAGGAGATTCGGTGGTGAAAGGGCAACTTTTATTAAAAATCCGTCCTGACAACTATGAATCGTTGATGGCCCGCGCACAGGCAGCCGTCAATTCCAGCAAAGCCAACTACGAACAGACAAAAGCAATGGTTTCCCAAGCCGAAGCGCGGCTGTTGCAAGCGAAAGCGAATTTTGACAGAAACAAAAAACTATATAATGATAAGGTGATTTCGGCTGCTGATTACGAGCAGTTTGCCTCAACATTCGGTGTTGCGCAGCAGGATGTTGAATCTGCGAAAGCCAATGTTTCGGCCGCATTGTACAACATTAAAAGCGCCGAGGCGAGCTTGAAAGATGCAGCAGAAAACCTTCGAAAAACGAGCATTTTTGCACCGGTAACCGGGGTTGTATCCTTATTGAATGTAGAAGCGGGTGAGCGCGTGGTAGGAACTTCGCAAATGGCAGGAACCGAAATGATGCGCATTGCCAACCTGAGCAACATGGAAGTGCGTGTGAATGTGAACGAGAACGACATTGTGCGGGTGGCACTGGGCGACACGGCCGAAATAGATGTAGACGCATATAGCGCGTCCGGACGGAAGTTCAGGGGGATTGTCAAGGAAATTGCAAATACAGCGGCCGGCTTGGCTTCCGCAGCTTCCACAGGATCAGCCGTTTCCAGTGCCTCTGCCGATGCTGTGACCGAATTTGAGGTGAAGGTGAAGATATTGAATGAGTCCTTTGCGGATCTGATGGTTTCCAAATCGAAAAAATCCTACCCGTTCAAACCGGGCATGACCGCCTCGGTTGAGATTATTACGGAACGTAAAAATGGTGTGGTTTCCGTTCCAATAGCCGCTGTGACCACACGGAACAGCACGCCTCCCGTTGCTGCTGGTGCACGCCCCGGCGAGCAGACAGAGCAGGCTCCGGAAGAGGATGAGAAAAAGCCTAAGAAAGAGGAAGCGATCAAAGAAGTTGTGTTTGTGGATGTGAATGGTAAGGCAGAAATGAAAGAAGTGAAAACAGGCATCAGCGATTTTGAGAATATCGAGATTCTTTCCGGCCTTAAACCGGGCGATACCATTATTTCCGGCCCTTACATTGCGGTGTCCAAAAACCTGAAGAACGGCGACTTGGTAGAAAAAAAGAAAGAAGAAGTGAAAAAAGACGATAAGAAATCAAATGAAAACGCGAACTGATACGTTGTA of Dyadobacter chenhuakuii contains these proteins:
- a CDS encoding nucleoside recognition domain-containing protein is translated as MALNYIFVSFFVIAFIIALLKFILTGDVQSFKAITEGMLEMAKVAVMDIALPLTGVMTFFLGILNVGEKAGIINALARFIGPFFNKLFPEVPKDHPANGQMIMNFSANFLGLDNAATPFGLKAMQSLQELNPSKDTASNAQIMFLVLHTSGLQIIPLSIIAQRAILGAESPSDVFIPCVVGTYITTVTSMLITAAWQKINLFNRTVMLGLGSITTIIALMLWYLSGLPKEQIETVSIFVGNSVLLGVVAGFLFWGMYRKINVFETFIEGAKGGFTTSVTIIPYLVGLLVAISAFRACGAMDYLIDGLKWMFASTGMNTDFTDALPVALMKPLSGSGARALMIDAMKEFGPDSFVGRLVCIFQGSADTTLYIVALYFGSVGIKNTRYAIVAGLIADLIGVLAGIWLGYLFFH
- a CDS encoding TolC family protein, with the translated sequence MLKSLRKSALLFIVFCVCVAGNTAFAQKDTSQAANTYSLEDCIRIALETNPSIKISELTVQTNGNIYAQSKWQRWPSISFSASQGFSSGRNIDPFTNQFVQQNVNSNNYQLGGQLTLFNGFQIKNNIKFNNENYKASAKDLDAARNDIMLNVALSYLQVMTNIELIGVARLQVEASQLQVDRTAKLVEAGTLAESNLLDLKAQLANDELTLVNAENNLETAKLNLKQFMNMPGSEPINVVMIQVADPTLQAYDATIQEIFEVALGNLPQMQAAELRIAAAKTNIDLAKGAALPSLTLNGGIYTAYSSAAPKERFVSDGSGTKITEVISPTDYIIVNSQQLPIVQKIETPNGALRTFGYLDQLNFNRNSAINLNLTIPIFTNFRVKYNVANAKIQQKTYEYQAQQVQLTIRKNVEQAYIDMTNAAKRYSATANQVQALQETFRVSQVRFDVGAINSVEYNIAKANLDRANGNLVQAKYDYVFRTKILDFYMNRPLSDF
- a CDS encoding efflux RND transporter periplasmic adaptor subunit, whose product is MARKSSKRIWWITAGIVALLVAGLFGAKQAGYIGKPKATEVEYTNVKKTDIIERVSASGKVQPEVEVKLSPDVSGEIISLNVAEGDSVVKGQLLLKIRPDNYESLMARAQAAVNSSKANYEQTKAMVSQAEARLLQAKANFDRNKKLYNDKVISAADYEQFASTFGVAQQDVESAKANVSAALYNIKSAEASLKDAAENLRKTSIFAPVTGVVSLLNVEAGERVVGTSQMAGTEMMRIANLSNMEVRVNVNENDIVRVALGDTAEIDVDAYSASGRKFRGIVKEIANTAAGLASAASTGSAVSSASADAVTEFEVKVKILNESFADLMVSKSKKSYPFKPGMTASVEIITERKNGVVSVPIAAVTTRNSTPPVAAGARPGEQTEQAPEEDEKKPKKEEAIKEVVFVDVNGKAEMKEVKTGISDFENIEILSGLKPGDTIISGPYIAVSKNLKNGDLVEKKKEEVKKDDKKSNENAN